One window of Novosphingobium sp. P6W genomic DNA carries:
- a CDS encoding DUF418 domain-containing protein, translated as MPVGQGLTPADIPAPDADEALPAPLPRLATLDLIRGVAVLGILTINIAGFAGPMISSTTPNLPWPVGPLDEAAYAFNFLFFEGKMRALFSLLFGAGLVLFYERTEAAGRDGDLQQLRRLGWLLLLGILHYLLLWWGDILFVYAACGIAALLLRPLSNRALLGMALGLYYGWHVWGMLDSAAAITAETAVRQHLAGPAQLSLFTERIEPMHAWAAQELREARLGYLDLLYIKLTQRPFWQIQMISGVFSETLPLMLIGMVVYRRGFFDGRLPRRHLVELSVTCTLAGFALTAMFLAWAWQRHFPPVAMNAALVWGLAMPHLLGGCGYAGLLVLAAPRLALTRIGRRLTAAGRMAFSNYVLTSLVMTFAFYGWGLGLFGTVGPLAQWGFVIAGWALMLAWSPLWLRHFRRGPLEWLWRSLVEHSVLPNRI; from the coding sequence GTGCCTGTCGGTCAGGGACTGACCCCGGCCGACATTCCCGCGCCGGACGCCGATGAAGCGCTTCCGGCCCCGCTGCCACGCCTTGCGACGCTAGACCTGATTCGCGGCGTCGCGGTGCTGGGCATCCTGACGATCAACATCGCCGGATTCGCCGGGCCGATGATCTCCTCGACCACACCTAACCTGCCTTGGCCGGTCGGCCCGCTCGACGAAGCGGCCTATGCCTTCAACTTCCTGTTCTTCGAAGGCAAGATGCGGGCGCTGTTCTCGCTGCTGTTCGGCGCCGGCCTGGTGCTGTTCTACGAGCGCACCGAAGCCGCGGGGCGCGACGGCGACCTGCAGCAGCTGCGCCGGCTGGGCTGGCTGCTGTTGCTGGGTATATTGCATTATCTGCTGCTGTGGTGGGGCGATATCCTGTTCGTATACGCCGCCTGTGGGATCGCCGCCTTGCTTCTGCGGCCGCTGAGCAACCGCGCGCTGCTGGGCATGGCGCTGGGCCTCTATTATGGCTGGCACGTGTGGGGGATGCTCGATTCGGCCGCCGCCATCACTGCCGAGACCGCCGTTCGCCAGCATCTCGCCGGACCCGCACAGCTCAGCCTGTTCACCGAACGAATCGAGCCGATGCACGCCTGGGCCGCGCAGGAGCTGCGCGAAGCGCGGCTGGGCTACCTCGACCTGCTCTACATCAAGCTGACCCAGCGCCCGTTCTGGCAGATCCAGATGATCTCGGGCGTATTTTCCGAAACGCTGCCTCTGATGCTGATCGGCATGGTGGTCTATCGCCGGGGCTTTTTCGACGGCCGCCTGCCCCGCCGCCACCTTGTGGAGTTGTCCGTCACCTGCACACTCGCGGGCTTCGCGCTGACGGCGATGTTCCTTGCCTGGGCCTGGCAGCGCCATTTTCCGCCCGTGGCGATGAACGCCGCGCTCGTCTGGGGCTTGGCGATGCCGCACCTCCTGGGCGGCTGCGGCTATGCCGGGTTGCTGGTGCTGGCCGCGCCGCGCCTTGCCCTGACCCGAATCGGCCGTCGCCTCACCGCCGCTGGACGCATGGCCTTCAGCAACTACGTGCTGACCAGCCTGGTCATGACATTCGCATTCTACGGCTGGGGTCTCGGCCTGTTCGGCACCGTAGGGCCGCTGGCGCAATGGGGTTTCGTAATTGCAGGATGGGCGCTGATGCTGGCGTGGAGTCCGCTGTGGCTGCGGCATTTCCGGCGCGGCCCACTGGAGTGGCTGTGGCGCTCGCTGGTGGAGCACAGCGTTCTCCCTAACCGCATCTGA
- a CDS encoding SPOR domain-containing protein, with the protein MNKNPPLLRSGFLALAAAALIAPAAHADVKGGVDAWSAGDYDSAIRQWQPLADGGDPDAEFNLAQAYKMGRGVPMDLGRAEDLYGKAAAKGHTQAADSYGLLLFQRGERTRALPYIEASAARGDARAQYILGIAHFNGDMVKKDWVRAYALVSLAQQEGLPQATNALTQMDLHIPLADRQKSVSLGAQIAAQAKTNRQRLNTSAELGTQLASAPPTDTSAAQIVKPQSVVNQPTRAAGSKNPSAAKADYIPAAATATPPRPSVTAKPEAPKPAPTRTAAATPSAAPKLPAALPKPAPVANGPWRVQLGAFGVASNADALWAKVKGRPEMAGHAKVLAPAGRLSKLQATGFASKADADAACSRLSAGGFGCLSVRD; encoded by the coding sequence TTGAACAAGAATCCCCCTCTCCTGCGTTCAGGCTTCCTTGCGCTCGCCGCTGCGGCACTGATCGCGCCTGCCGCCCACGCCGACGTCAAAGGCGGCGTCGATGCCTGGTCGGCGGGCGACTACGACAGCGCAATCCGCCAGTGGCAGCCGCTGGCCGACGGCGGCGATCCCGATGCCGAATTCAACCTCGCGCAGGCGTACAAGATGGGACGCGGCGTGCCGATGGACCTTGGCAGGGCCGAAGACCTTTATGGCAAGGCTGCCGCCAAGGGCCACACCCAGGCGGCCGACAGCTACGGCCTGCTGCTGTTCCAGCGCGGCGAACGCACCCGGGCCCTGCCCTATATCGAGGCTTCCGCCGCACGCGGCGATGCGCGGGCTCAGTACATCCTGGGCATCGCGCACTTCAACGGCGACATGGTCAAGAAGGACTGGGTCCGCGCCTACGCCCTCGTCAGCCTCGCCCAGCAAGAGGGGCTGCCCCAGGCGACCAATGCGCTGACCCAGATGGACCTGCACATCCCGCTGGCCGACCGGCAGAAAAGCGTGAGCCTCGGCGCCCAGATCGCTGCGCAGGCGAAAACCAACCGTCAGCGTCTCAACACTTCTGCCGAACTGGGAACCCAGCTGGCCAGCGCGCCTCCCACGGACACGTCCGCCGCTCAAATCGTCAAACCGCAGAGCGTGGTAAATCAGCCCACCCGCGCGGCCGGGAGTAAAAATCCCTCCGCCGCCAAGGCGGACTATATCCCCGCCGCTGCCACGGCCACCCCGCCAAGGCCCAGCGTGACGGCCAAGCCCGAAGCGCCCAAACCTGCACCGACGCGCACGGCTGCCGCCACGCCCTCGGCCGCTCCAAAGTTGCCAGCAGCCTTGCCCAAGCCAGCCCCGGTCGCAAACGGTCCATGGCGTGTGCAGCTCGGCGCATTTGGCGTGGCCAGCAATGCCGACGCGCTGTGGGCAAAGGTGAAGGGCCGGCCGGAAATGGCTGGCCATGCCAAGGTGCTGGCGCCTGCCGGCAGGTTGAGCAAACTACAGGCTACCGGCTTCGCCTCGAAGGCCGATGCCGATGCCGCCTGCTCCCGCCTGTCCGCTGGTGGTTTCGGGTGCCTGTCGGTCAGGGACTGA